A DNA window from Trypanosoma brucei brucei TREU927 chromosome 11 chr11_scaffold01 genomic scaffold, whole genome shotgun sequence contains the following coding sequences:
- a CDS encoding GPI transamidase component Tta1: MRSSGDLANSAERKLDDEKKRCDWRFTDNTPLIAACLLTGAVVLGVHYISICKDRTDISLPTLMESIESKCRSLGDAFNASAPESVLHPVPTQIGVAIWVAREEWSLPVHDTLDRIEKVVSGAGNRKQQFIQRIVRVSQLGSDGNLEKSSSSSTKWSGSGKVSQDPLANAAIKQQLGLSVAKHAYAVSLKEELLMHTISFFAAPPSAAKSVRCFLFDDKRAYCTVPTEMGMETTKREVEAAVATLLADWLEIENFRDANATQRWAMMRKVRGCHYALRALRQLKMSVDAHPEMPVPEGVRGAVDRLEKLVHESDFTKLARAAADLQFHQLLLPQIYIPWDQAVVNHLSILMPVYGVITLAVRLIKENRKRAQVVQNS, translated from the coding sequence ATGAGGAGCAGCGGTGATCTGGCGAATTCCGCCGAACGGAAATTggatgatgaaaaaaaaaggtgcgaTTGGAGGTTTACCGACAACACTCCATTAATTGCCGCTTGCCTGCTAACAGGTGCTGTTGTACTGGGGGTGCACTACATTTCAATTTGCAAGGACCGCACAGATATCTCGTTGCCAACCCTCATGGAATCGATAGAATCTAAGTGTCGTTCTTTGGGAGACGCCTTCAATGCGTCGGCACCTGAGTCTGTGCTTCACCCTGTACCCACACAGATTGGTGTTGCCATCTGGGTGGCGCGCGAGGAGTGGTCGTTGCCCGTTCACGACACCCTTGATCGCATCGAAAAGGTGGTGTCTGGTGCGGGCAATCGGAAGCAACAGTTCATACAGCGCATTGTAAGGGTTTCGCAGTTGGGTTCCGATGGGAACCTGGAGAAAAGCAGTAGTAGCAGCACGAAGTGGAGTGGGAGCGGTAAGGTGAGTCAAGATCCGTTGGCAAATGCCGCTATCAAGCAACAGCTCGGACTCTCCGTCGCTAAGCATGCATACGCCGTTAGCTTGAAAGAAGAACTCTTAATGCACACGATCAGCTTTTTCGCTGCGCCCCCGTCTGCGGCCAAGTCTGTTCGCTGCTTTCTCTTCGATGACAAGCGCGCGTACTGCACCGTTCCCACTGAAATGGGGATGGAGACCACGAAGCGTGAAGTGGAGGCTGCGGTGGCGACACTTCTAGCAGACTGGTTAGAGATTGAAAACTTCCGTGACGCCAATGCAACCCAACGATGGGCGATGATGCGTAAAGTTCGTGGTTGCCATTACGCCCTTCGTGCACTCAGGCAGCTGAAGATGTCGGTGGATGCTCACCCCGAAATGCCCGTGCCAGAGGGTGTTAGGGGAGCTGTCGATCGTCTTGAAAAACTTGTCCATGAAAGTGACTTCACCAAACTTGCGCGAGCTGCGGCCGACCTGCAGTTTCATCAACTACTGTTGCCACAGATTTACATTCCATGGGATCAAGCTGTGGTAAACCACCTCTCCATTTTGATGCCTGTCTATGGTGTAATAACTCTCGCCGTGCGCTTGATCAAGGAGAACCGAAAGAGAGCGCAGGTTGTTCAAAACTCGTAG
- a CDS encoding AMP deaminase, putative codes for MSDPTPLPMSGPVASPRDRSPTSIKTGPQPELSRTEQSAWQREKTAFNADAGRKNIRKNPSSRYQRVIIGEDDGDRDFAKCAEMIANVILARQKYKQRDKGEFDSLTKEGDEEESSDITPGDDETTLVFDRGVYRFGGMKTHVIPWETYVRDVRLVYSVIESGPCLSAARSRLLTLERKSQLFALLNWKIESNVDRPVCGDNMYVQCTRVDNALQLNTSVIAQVVLEFIISTATEQPRTPLFREKGKTVLLHEYLESHGVKDPRQLTVQGLGMHPPKYHNKFQQYDAFDSALNPGGRFATDLLQSFLSTNGSRDGDLLGSIIRPEFEQREFRGRQTFATEMQLKVYGHNAEELEKLAAWVSRQGFNSFTLNSWTICIPRTAPPEGPNMQPITCDTFSDQLKNIFYPMFMATLHPSEQRWVDVALLLKKTGSISILTGSQTQSQSITLDAVSPEQVKYTASISDCYFFYYIWSNLLALNCLRARYDLNTLNFSPSVFERAPMYEQLISSFLLGDVVYHANTLQSSWIMQYLFMYCRIGIVMSPLRDNALSMSYFDHPIVRYFLRGLVVSITTSDPLYVHHSINPLLEEYATLMKLFSMTPMAVYELSRNSVLNSNFPDAVKQKWLGDIFQHLEFGGGDVRRLGACDSRLQFRQECLVHEEAVLNLVLSQVAKKGEQPTRINMVTVTGAARTLDDDLQQLRNAKRANHTDWRVVFSRIDVTDGPTGFREREAVELLREIIVLRSKYVNPRVKYVDVKVEDVFNDSNFDESLWEYNNYYGVFLTCRSGLAPQWPSFIPPVKEFIRDVYTVRGAVMGHQKLRNLATQRLNLLERKFHLHLALNISKEAGKKEEKEWNNRDFFTAHKVDTNVQTAAGMNARTLLEFFVEKALHHGHDVVFEEDNQPVTLRQVLERHKINPTRITVDELNHLLNTNPQLRTTFLDPDNFMKGRYFAELTKRTLELYQEDAFSFSENRLVIGGKSKSEWALLAHWFDRYGMASRQNRWMISLPRCYRRLRQQGIVRNFGEYLDNIFQPLWEVSLHPAKDTRFHYFLTHVSGMDCVDDETKIDLPLTCKYPHDWNSELNPPYNMYLYYYWANITTLNQFRASRGLSTFAFRPQCGELGDIEHLIGGFLLADGINHGVTLRNNPVLEYMYYITQVGVAMSPLSNTAAASEYLLNPFPLFFRRGLNVSLATNQPLYFHFTREPLIEEYSIAAKLWKFEFNDLSEIARNSVLQSGFPHAWKKNALGNLYYLNSTLGNDARKSRVSDIRVAYRYEAYHEEMNFLSEQLDRDEKIPRAMTLLEEEIAVYEKETGKRVDMPSLLKLDDGSLPKDPPKTVARLREEVEYLQRKILHSNSVISTYRKENNCIVEHFNRIRSRLASSSFVVMGNLSRKYEQMDIESSDERGNVASLCNDESRDS; via the coding sequence ATGTCGGATCCAACGCCCCTTCCCATGTCGGGGCCGGTTGCTTCGCCTCGTGACCGATCACCTACTTCCATCAAGACTGGCCCCCAGCCGGAACTCTCACGCACGGAGCAGTCTGCGTGGCAGAGAGAAAAGACAGCATTCAACGCCGATGCAGGAAGAAAGAATATTAGAAAGAATCCGTCGAGTCGATACCAGAGGGTTATTATAGGCGAGGATGACGGCGATAGAGACTTTGCAAAGTGTGCAGAGATGATCGCCAATGTCATTCTTGCGAGGCAGAAATACAAGCAACGAGACAAGGGTGAGTTTGATAGCCTAACAAAAGAGGGCGACGAGGAAGAATCCTCTGACATTACCCCAGGGGACGACGAGACAACACTAGTATTTGACCGGGGCGTTTATCGGTTTGGCGGCATGAAGACGCATGTAATACCGTGGGAAACGTATGTACGGGACGTGCGGTTGGTCTACAGTGTGATTGAATCTGGCCCCTGTCTTTCAGCGGCGAGGTCCCGACTCCTTACTTTGGAGAGAAAGTCACAGTTATTTGCATTGTTGAATTGGAAAATAGAGTCCAATGTAGATAGACCTGTGTGTGGTGACAATATGTATGTCCAGTGTACGCGCGTTGACAACGCACTACAGTTGAACACTTCTGTCATagctcaggttgtgcttgaGTTCATCATCTCAACagccactgaacaaccacGTACCCCGCTATTccgggagaaggggaaaaccgTACTGCTGCATGAATACTTGGAATCTCATGGTGTGAAGGACCCACGTCAGCTAACAGTGCAAGGACTTGGGATGCACCCGCCCAAGTATCACAACAAATTTCAGCAATACGATGCGTTTGACTCGGCGCTCAACCCAGGAGGCCGTTTTGCCACCGATTTGCTTCAGTCATTTCTCTCTACAAACGGTTCGAGAGATGGTGATCTCCTTGGGTCTATCATTCGTCCAGAGTTCGAACAGCGGGAGTTCCGGGGGCGACAGACCTTTGCCACAGAAATGCAACTTAAGGTTTATGGACACAATGCGGAGGAACTAGAGAAACTTGCTGCGTGGGTGAGTCGACAAGGGTTTAACTCATTCACCCTAAACAGCTGGACAATTTGCATCCCCCGTACTGCACCCCCTGAAGGGCCAAACATGCAACCTATTACATGTGACACCTTTTCCGACCAACTAAAGAATATTTTCTATCCGATGTTTATGGCTACATTGCACCCATCAGAACAGCGGTGGGTGGACGTCGCCTTATTACTGAAGAAAACAGGCTCCATCAGCATTCTAACGGGGTCTCAAACGCAATCGCAGAGCATTACATTGGATGCTGTAAGTCCGGAGCAAGTGAAATACACAGCTTCCATTAGCGACTGCTACTTCTTTTACTACATATGGTCTAACCTTTTAGCGCTGAACTGCCTGCGCGCGCGGTATGACTTAAACACACTCAACTTCAGTCCCTCCGTGTTCGAGCGGGCCCCCATGTACGAGCAACTGATATCCAGTTTCCTACTAGGTGACGTAGTGTACCACGCCAACACGCTGCAAAGTAGCTGGATCATGCAGTACCTCTTCATGTACTGTCGGATTGGTATTGTTATGTCACCTCTGCGTGACAATGCGCTGAGCATGTCTTACTTTGACCATCCCATTGTTCGATACTTTCTCCGGGGATTGGTGGTATCTATAACAACATCCGATCCTCTTTATGTGCACCACTCAATCAATCCACTGCTGGAGGAATACGCAACGCTGATGAAGTTGTTTTCCATGACGCCAATGGCTGTGTATGAACTGTCGCGGAACAGTGTTCTCAACAGTAACTTTCCTGACGCGGTAAAGCAAAAGTGGTTGGGTGACATCTTTCAGCACCTGGAGTTTGGTGGAGGTGATGTTCGCCGCTTGGGTGCCTGTGATTCCCGTTTACAATTCCGCCAAGAATGTTTAGTACACGAAGAGGCGGTGCTGAACCTTGTCCTTTCGCAGGTGGCTAAGAAGGGAGAGCAGCCCACACGCATAAACATGGTCACCGTGACGGGTGCCGCAAGGACGTTGGACGACGATCTTCAACAGTTGCGAAATGCAAAGCGAGCCAATCACACGGATTGGCGTGTCGTCTTCTCACGAATCGATGTTACTGACGGGCCCACAGGCTTCCGTGAACGAGAAGCAGTCGAGCTGCTTCGCGAAATTATTGTTCTCCGAAGTAAGTACGTTAATCCGCGTGTTAAATATGTTGACGTAAAGGTGGAGGATGTATTCAACGACTCTAATTTCGATGAGTCGCTTTGGGAATATAACAACTACTATGGTGTTTTTCTCACGTGTCGCAGTGGGTTGGCGCCACAGTGGCCAAGTTTCATTCCTCCTGTTAAGGAGTTCATACGTGACGTGTACACCGTCCGGGGTGCGGTTATGGGTCACCAAAAGCTGCGGAATCTCGCTACGCAGCGGTTGAATCTTCTGGAGCGGAAGTTCCATCTTCACCTGGCCCTTAACATTTCTAAAGAAGCTGgtaagaaggaggaaaaggaatggAATAACAGGGACTTTTTCACCGCGCATAAGGTGGATACTAACGTGCAAACGGCGGCCGGTATGAATGCCCGTACGCTGCTGGAGTTCTTCGTGGAGAAGGCGCTTCATCATGGACATGATGTAGTGTTTGAGGAGGACAACCAGCCGGTGACATTAAGGCAAGTGCTGGAGCGGCACAAGATTAATCCCACGCGCATTACCGTCGATGAATTGAATCATTTGTTAAACACGAACCCGCAGCTGCGCACAACTTTTTTGGACCCGGATAACTTTATGAAGGGACGCTATTTTGCTGAACTGACAAAACGCACACTAGAGCTGTATCAGgaggatgctttcagtttttcTGAAAACCGTTTGGTTATTGGTGGCAAATCAAAGAGTGAATGGGCCTTGTTGGCACACTGGTTTGATCGCTATGGCATGGCGAGCAGGCAGAACCGTTGGATGATTAGTTTGCCCCGGTGCTACCGTCGGCTCCGTCAGCAGGGGATCGTGCGTAACTTCGGCGAGTACTTGGACAATATCTTCCAGCCCTTGTGGGAAGTCAGTCTTCATCCCGCCAAAGACACGAGATTTCACTATTTTCTCACACACGTATCAGGGATGGACTGCGTTGATGATGAAACGAAAATTGATCTTCCACTCACCTGCAAGTACCCACACGACTGGAATAGTGAGTTAAACCCGCCATATAACATGTATCTCTACTACTATTGGGCAAACATTACAACATTGAATCAGTTCCGCGCATCGCGCGGACTTAGCACCTTCGCGTTTCGACCCCAATGCGGTGAGTTGGGGGACATTGAACATCTCATTGGGGGATTTTTGCTGGCCGATGGCATTAACCATGGTGTGACGCTGCGTAACAACCCCGTGCTAGAATACATGTACTATATAACTCAGGTGGGTGTGGCGATGTCGCCGTTGAGCAATACCGCGGCCGCCTCAGAGTATCTTTTGAACCCctttcctctattttttcGCCGTGGGCTAAATGTTAGCCTTGCGACCAATCAACCGCTTTACTTCCACTTCACACGGGAACCGCTTATTGAAGAATACTCTATTGCCGCCAAACTTTGGAAGTTTGAATTCAATGATTTGTCAGAGATTGCACGTAACAGTGTGCTACAGAGTGGCTTCCCTCACGCATGGAAGAAGAACGCCCTCGGGAATTTGTATTACCTCAATTCGACACTTGGAAATGATGCACGCAAGAGCCGAGTCTCTGACATACGTGTTGCCTACCGCTACGAGGCATATCATGAGGAAATGAACTTTCTGTCGGAACAACTGGACAGGGATGAGAAGATACCCCGGGCGATGACGCTTCTAGAAGAAGAGATCGCTGTTtacgaaaaagaaactggGAAAAGGGTAGATATGCCATCTTTGTTGAAGCTTGATGATGGAAGTCTTCCCAAGGACCCACCCAAGACCGTTGCGCGGCTACGGGAAGAGGTGGAATATTTGCAGAGGAAGATACTGCATTCAAATTCGGTTATCTCAACCTacaggaaggaaaacaattgCATTGTAGAACACTTTAACCGTATACGAAGTCGGCTTGCTAGCAGCAGCTTCGTGGTGATGGGTAATCTGAGTCGCAAGTACGAGCAGATGGACATTGAAAGTTCTGATGAACGAGGTAACGTTGCTTCGTTATGTAACGACGAGAGCAGGGATTCTTAA
- a CDS encoding amino acid transporter, putative has product MSPRATEPIINEDEHPTLIPSLSQGNVLELPPDSDKSTAAADGEHRGCLNTVFDPIKGIVPYGGMASNVFNLESATLGAGIVMLPSGFLNSGIIIATLMLVYICFTTVYSIRILVITRDKTGFRSYEEMACGLLGRGADYFTAFLMFVFCFGTCVGYVISVGDLLSPLLNQPSTTGFLRTSMGKNVIVGVVWLVAMLPLSLPKEINSLRYASAVGVFFIVFFVICMIVHAAMNGLKDGIGSDIRLVGDGWGILNGFTLFVFAFICQVNCFEVYEEMKGPTPRRMTRDSSVAMSMVGLLYFLSGIFGYLDFGNDLEGSVLKLYKPQDDVMMAIGYVGIAIKICVGFAICIQPSRDAIYYVLGWGKTSDVDSWKNLVVSGVLATLALVLGLVLPSIEVVFNFLGSFCGGFLAFILPALYYMYAGNFSLKEVGWFNYAVTYQLLIVGVFAVVFGTALTIYDEVKK; this is encoded by the coding sequence ATGTCACCCAGGGCAACAGAGCCAATAATAAACGAGGACGAACACCCAACCTTAATACCAAGCTTGTCTCAGGGTAATGTGTTGGAATTACCTCCAGACAGCGATAAATCTACAGCAGCTGCTGACGGGGAGCACAGGGGCTGCCTGAACACGGTATTTGACCCCATCAAGGGAATTGTTCCATATGGTGGAATGGCGTCAAATGTGTTTAACCTGGAGAGTGCTACCCTTGGTGCTGGAATTGTGATGCTGCCTTCTGGTTTCCTCAACTCTGGCATAATAATTGCCACGTTAATGTTGGTGTACATCTGCTTCACCACAGTGTACTCTATCCGCATACTCGTGATCACTAGGGACAAAACTGGATTCCGTTCGTATGAGGAGATGGCGTGTGGGTTGCTTGGCCGCGGTGCAGACTACTTTACGGCTTTCTTgatgtttgttttctgctttgGAACCTGCGTTGGGTACGTGATATCAGTGGGTGACTTACTCTCTCCACTTTTGAATCAGCCTTCAACAACTGGATTCCTGAGGACATCGATGGGAAAGAACGTTATTGTTGGTGTAGTTTGGTTGGTTGCCATGTTACCACTCTCGCTTCCCAAGGAGATTAACTCACTTCGATATGCTTCTGCTGTGGGTGTTTTcttcattgttttctttgtgatATGCATGATTGTACACGCTGCGATGAATGGCTTGAAAGACGGGATAGGATCGGACATTCGACTCGTCGGTGATGGATGGGGGATTCTGAATGGCTTCACACTGTTTGTATTTGCCTTCATATGTCAGGTGAATTGTTTTGAGGTGTATGAAGAGATGAAGGGACCCACCCCACGGCGAATGACGCGCGACAGTAGTGTGGCGATGTCGATGGTTGGTCTCCTGTATTTCTTGTCTGGTATCTTCGGTTATCTTGATTTCGGGAATGATCTAGAAGGCTCCGTACTCAAATTGTACAAACCACAAGATGATGTGATGATGGCCATCGGGTATGTTGGCATCGCTATCAAGATATGCGTAGGATTCGCTATTTGCATCCAGCCATCTCGTGATGCGATTTATTATGTATTGGGATGGGGGAAGACGTCTGATGTTGACAGCTGGAAGAACCTCGTAGTGAGTGGTGTCTTGGCTACCCTCGCTCTCGTACTGGGACTTGTGCTACCCAGTATTGAAGTTGTCTTCAACTTTCTTGGAAGTTTCTGTGGTGGCTTCCTTGCTTTTATTCTACCAGCACTGTATTACATGTATGCGGGGAACTTCTCTCTGAAAGAGGTTGGGTGGTTCAACTACGCTGTCACATACCAGTTGCTCATTGTCGGCGTATTCGCTGTTGTGTTTGGTACGGCATTAACCATTTACGACGAGGTTAAGAAGTAG
- a CDS encoding superoxide dismutase, putative produces the protein MRRVASFAGTIPLVSLVKGGVGDPFLGTALQASLRSGLVMHTPKADIVLGRFNYMDQYNEFRNRSGRAPDYYVEKHRDTYWRVDEYIRRAENYLQSQGFFFLPTLEFPWYKGCLPLLSSYQIRLHYGRHHRSYVEKLNQLIEGTPLYGLNLDEIIVRSHGDESLAGVYNSAAQHYNHCFYWKCIQPYGSNIPPDLKAAVEQQYSSVEAFQKTFTDAGLGLFGSGWVYWVYDKRGCCFDVIAYSNAGCPLTNADHVPLLCVDVWEHAYYVDYENDRAQFLSKYFDVVDWHWAERHWKRATGQDYYEMKFW, from the coding sequence ATGCGTCGCGTGGCTTCATTCGCAGGCACGATTCCGTTGGTATCGCTAGTAAAGGGAGGGGTGGGCGATCCGTTCCTTGGCACAGCGCTGCAAGCATCATTACGCAGCGGTTTAGTTATGCACACACCGAAGGCCGACATCGTGCTTGGGCGTTTCAATTACATGGATCAATACAATGAATTTCGCAACCGCTCTGGTCGGGCCCCCGATTACTACGTAGAGAAGCACCGCGATACTTACTGGCGTGTGGATGAGTACATTCGAAGAGCGGAGAATTACCTTCAATCACAaggctttttcttccttccaacGCTAGAATTTCCGTGGTACAAAGGATGTCTTCCGCTACTTTCTTCTTACCAGATACGTCTGCACTACGGTCGTCACCACCGTAGCTACGTGGAGAAGCTTAACCAGCTGATTGAAGGTACACCATTGTATGGACTGAACCTCGATGAGATTATCGTACGCAGCCATGGGGATGAATCTCTTGCCGGAGTGTACAATAGTGCTGCGCAGCACTATAACCACTGTTTTTACTGGAAATGCATACAGCCGTATGGAAGCAACATCCCACCGGACCTTAAGGCTGCTGTGGAGCAACAGTACAGTTCGGTGGAGGCATTTCAAAAAACGTTTACTGACGCGGGGCTTGGGCTGTTTGGAAGTGGTTGGGTGTATTGGGTATATGACAAACGAGGGTGTTGTTTTGATGTTATCGCGTATAGCAACGCTGGGTGTCCGCTCACGAACGCTGATCACGTGCCGTTGTTGTGTGTCGATGTATGGGAGCATGCATACTACGTGGACTATGAGAACGATAGGGCTCAGTTCCTCTCCAAGTATTTCGATGTGGTAGACTGGCACTGGGCGGAACGGCACTGGAAGCGGGCGACTGGGCAAGACTACTACGAGATGAAGTTCTGGTAA